From one Tautonia marina genomic stretch:
- a CDS encoding PLP-dependent cysteine synthase family protein, whose translation MRTPPPLATSILETIGHTPLVELARLVSLLNLSGRLLMKLEYFSPGGSKKDRVALQIIRQARQDGKLREGQTVVELTSGNAGTGLAIVCRMLGHPFVAVMSRGNSIERVRMMAALGAEVVLVDQVPGSVPGQVSGADLALVEVETGRIVAERSAFRVQQFEHPGNVLAHEQQTGPELWEQSGGMIDAYVDCPGTSGSLTGVARALKRKNPSVRIYAVEPMSAAVLSGRTTAPQGHRIQGAGYSRSDPELPLFDRSLVDGFLPVTDEDVIASARLLAREEGVFAGFSTAAHLTAALRLLETTERGSTIAMLACDSGMKYVSTDLYE comes from the coding sequence ATGCGCACGCCTCCTCCGCTTGCAACGTCGATCCTTGAGACGATCGGACACACTCCCCTGGTGGAGCTGGCCCGCCTGGTGAGCCTGCTCAACCTGAGCGGCCGTCTCCTGATGAAGCTGGAGTATTTCAGTCCCGGCGGGAGTAAGAAAGACCGCGTTGCCCTGCAAATCATCCGTCAGGCTCGGCAAGACGGGAAGCTCCGAGAGGGGCAGACCGTCGTCGAATTGACCAGTGGGAATGCCGGAACCGGTCTGGCGATCGTCTGCCGGATGCTCGGCCATCCGTTCGTGGCGGTGATGTCGCGAGGCAACAGCATCGAGCGAGTTCGAATGATGGCGGCGCTGGGAGCCGAGGTCGTGTTGGTGGACCAGGTTCCCGGATCGGTCCCGGGCCAGGTCTCGGGGGCTGATCTTGCTCTAGTGGAGGTTGAGACGGGCCGCATTGTCGCGGAGCGATCGGCCTTCCGAGTGCAGCAGTTTGAACATCCCGGGAATGTCCTCGCTCACGAACAACAGACCGGCCCTGAACTCTGGGAACAGTCCGGAGGGATGATCGACGCTTACGTCGATTGTCCCGGGACCAGCGGTTCCCTGACCGGTGTGGCTCGGGCGCTGAAACGGAAGAATCCATCGGTCAGAATCTACGCGGTCGAGCCGATGTCGGCGGCCGTCCTCTCCGGCAGGACCACTGCACCCCAGGGACATCGGATTCAAGGGGCAGGCTACTCTCGAAGCGACCCGGAGTTACCCCTGTTTGATCGCTCCCTCGTCGATGGATTCCTCCCGGTTACCGATGAGGATGTGATTGCTTCGGCGCGTTTGCTCGCCCGGGAGGAAGGCGTCTTCGCCGGCTTCTCGACCGCCGCCCATTTGACCGCCGCTTTGCGATTGCTGGAAACCACCGAGCGCGGTTCCACGATCGCGATGCTTGCCTGCGACAGCGGAATGAAATACGTGTCTACGGATCTCTATGAGTGA
- the mobA gene encoding molybdenum cofactor guanylyltransferase, with amino-acid sequence MNPRETLIMERLGAVVLCGGQSRRMGRPKAWLPIDDEVFLQRVVRQVSARASLVIVAAAQGQDLPALPPEVEHVFDLEPDRGPLQGLALGMQALVGRVHWGFACATDTPLLRPEWIDRLLDFTSEDVDLILPHLEERDQPLAALYRPKVAAAAAADLLASGQTKLGLICNRLRTRTIGAEILAAVDPDFWTLRNMNSLSDYNELLSFHSLTEPSPIRPSKH; translated from the coding sequence ATGAACCCACGCGAGACGCTCATCATGGAACGACTCGGGGCTGTCGTCCTGTGTGGAGGTCAAAGTCGCCGGATGGGACGGCCAAAGGCGTGGCTGCCGATCGACGATGAGGTGTTCCTTCAGCGCGTCGTTCGGCAGGTTTCTGCCCGAGCTTCCCTGGTGATTGTCGCGGCGGCCCAGGGGCAGGACCTCCCGGCATTACCCCCGGAGGTCGAACATGTCTTCGATCTGGAACCCGATCGAGGCCCGTTGCAAGGGCTCGCGCTCGGCATGCAAGCGCTGGTGGGCCGAGTTCACTGGGGCTTTGCCTGTGCGACCGACACTCCCCTGCTCCGGCCGGAATGGATCGATCGGCTCCTCGACTTCACTTCGGAAGATGTTGACCTGATTCTTCCCCACCTTGAAGAACGCGACCAACCGCTCGCCGCACTCTACCGCCCCAAGGTCGCCGCTGCCGCAGCGGCCGACTTGCTCGCATCCGGACAGACCAAACTGGGGCTGATTTGCAATCGCCTTCGCACTCGAACGATCGGCGCTGAAATCCTTGCGGCAGTGGACCCGGACTTCTGGACACTCCGCAACATGAACTCGCTTTCAGATTACAATGAACTCTTGTCGTTTCACTCCCTCACCGAGCCTTCACCGATCAGGCCATCCAAACACTGA
- a CDS encoding DUF1501 domain-containing protein — protein MLKILGAGSRDCDGVTRRSFLQAGILGLGGLTLPDLLRLRAAGMTSGANTDRSVILLWLSGGPGHMETWDPKPEAPDGFRGPFGAIPTRLPGVQFGELMPENARRADRLAIVRTVNHGSGDHTKGNHWMLTGFEGPAFNAADNKVQRRPAMGSAVARLIGERRPGIPPYVAVPHLRGGTDNFFHYAAYLGGGANPFIVESDPNDPKFRVRNLQRPGELSMARLEDRRTLLETLDAQRRWAEPALGDLDDHFGRAFDMLAGKAVARAFDIASEPDALRDRYGRHTFGQSALMARRLVEAGVPFVTVNCVPWDHHGTGNQLKTEEGARQLIPPLDMAIGALVDDLIDRGLYDSTLIVAMGEFGRTPRMNKDAGRDHWGKTFSVLFGCGSMRMGQIIGRSSARGETVVDRPVSPQDVCATIYHHLGIDSRHVMFEDRTRRPVPLIETGEPIQELVG, from the coding sequence ATGCTCAAGATCCTTGGTGCTGGTTCACGAGACTGCGATGGGGTGACCCGTCGGAGCTTTCTTCAGGCAGGGATTCTCGGGCTTGGTGGTCTGACGCTTCCCGATCTCCTGAGACTTCGAGCTGCGGGAATGACCTCCGGTGCCAACACCGATCGAAGTGTCATTCTCCTCTGGCTCAGTGGCGGACCCGGGCATATGGAAACCTGGGACCCGAAGCCCGAAGCCCCCGATGGCTTCCGAGGCCCCTTTGGAGCCATCCCGACTCGCCTGCCGGGTGTCCAGTTTGGTGAGCTGATGCCCGAGAATGCCAGGAGGGCCGATCGTCTCGCGATTGTCCGAACCGTCAATCACGGATCGGGTGACCACACCAAGGGCAATCACTGGATGCTCACCGGCTTCGAAGGCCCCGCCTTCAATGCCGCCGACAACAAGGTGCAACGTCGGCCTGCGATGGGCTCGGCCGTGGCCCGACTGATCGGCGAGCGAAGGCCCGGCATTCCTCCTTACGTCGCCGTTCCTCATCTTCGAGGAGGGACGGACAACTTTTTCCACTATGCAGCCTATCTCGGAGGCGGTGCCAATCCCTTTATCGTCGAGTCGGATCCGAACGATCCGAAGTTCCGGGTCAGGAACCTCCAACGTCCCGGAGAGCTGTCCATGGCTCGCCTTGAGGACCGTCGGACCCTGCTCGAAACGCTCGATGCCCAGCGTCGCTGGGCCGAGCCCGCTCTGGGAGATCTCGACGACCATTTCGGCCGAGCCTTCGACATGCTTGCCGGCAAGGCCGTCGCCCGAGCCTTCGACATCGCCTCGGAACCGGACGCCTTGCGCGATCGTTACGGGCGGCATACCTTTGGCCAAAGTGCCTTGATGGCTCGACGGCTGGTCGAAGCAGGCGTGCCGTTCGTGACCGTCAATTGCGTGCCGTGGGACCATCATGGGACCGGCAACCAATTGAAGACCGAGGAAGGGGCTCGCCAGCTGATCCCGCCGCTCGACATGGCCATCGGGGCACTCGTTGATGATCTGATCGATCGTGGGCTTTATGATTCGACGCTGATCGTCGCCATGGGAGAGTTCGGCCGGACCCCTCGGATGAACAAGGATGCGGGACGCGACCACTGGGGCAAGACCTTTAGCGTCTTGTTCGGTTGTGGGTCAATGCGGATGGGGCAGATCATCGGGCGAAGCAGTGCCCGTGGTGAAACGGTGGTCGATCGCCCCGTGAGTCCTCAGGATGTGTGTGCAACAATTTACCACCATCTCGGCATTGATTCCCGCCACGTCATGTTCGAGGATCGTACGCGACGGCCGGTCCCGCTGATCGAAACCGGAGAGCCGATCCAAGAACTGGTCGGTTAG
- a CDS encoding acyltransferase family protein, whose translation MSTSPSPQPSPGRLASIDAYRGLVMFLMMAEVMHFAGVAAAVPGSPFWDFLGYHQSHVEWIGCSLHDLIQPSFSFLVGVSLPFSLASRSAHGQSRRRLFFHAIWRAAILVALGIFLRSLGKPGTNYTFEDTLTQIGLGYPFLFLLGLRPQRDRWFAVALLLVGTWVAFVLYPLPGPTFNLQDVGVPPDWPHLMDGLAAHWNKNTNLAWAFDRWFLNLFPRSEPFQFNGGGYATLNFVPTLATMTLGLIAGEVLRGTRTNRGKVSWLLAAGAISMAAGWGLGELELCPVVKRIWTPSWVLFSGGWCFLFLGAAYGVIDGFGWKRWVFPLVVIGMNSIAAYLMSWLIEGFIGDALTRHLGAETFRAFGDPYERLVHGAAVLGIMWLLLYWMYRRKLFLKI comes from the coding sequence ATGAGCACGTCTCCCTCGCCGCAACCCTCCCCGGGCCGCCTGGCGTCCATCGACGCCTATCGGGGCCTCGTGATGTTTCTGATGATGGCCGAGGTCATGCACTTTGCCGGTGTGGCCGCCGCGGTGCCGGGGAGCCCATTCTGGGACTTCCTGGGGTATCATCAATCTCATGTCGAATGGATTGGATGCTCGCTTCATGACCTGATTCAACCATCATTCTCGTTTCTGGTCGGAGTCTCCCTGCCGTTCTCGCTGGCAAGCCGGAGCGCACACGGGCAATCTCGACGTCGGTTGTTTTTCCACGCGATCTGGCGCGCCGCGATTCTCGTCGCGTTGGGAATCTTTCTCAGGTCGCTCGGAAAGCCTGGAACCAACTACACCTTTGAAGATACATTGACGCAAATCGGGTTAGGGTATCCCTTTTTGTTTCTGCTTGGGTTGCGACCCCAACGCGACCGTTGGTTCGCCGTTGCCTTGCTCCTCGTCGGGACGTGGGTTGCCTTCGTTCTCTATCCCCTCCCAGGCCCCACGTTCAATCTTCAGGATGTCGGGGTCCCGCCCGATTGGCCTCATCTGATGGACGGACTGGCTGCCCATTGGAACAAGAACACAAACCTGGCGTGGGCGTTCGATCGCTGGTTTCTCAATCTGTTTCCGCGAAGCGAGCCGTTCCAGTTTAACGGGGGGGGTTACGCGACCCTGAATTTTGTCCCGACGCTGGCGACGATGACGTTGGGCTTGATCGCCGGTGAGGTGCTTCGAGGGACTCGAACGAACCGAGGGAAAGTCAGCTGGTTACTCGCGGCCGGCGCGATCTCAATGGCCGCCGGTTGGGGGCTCGGAGAACTCGAACTCTGCCCAGTGGTCAAGCGGATCTGGACGCCAAGTTGGGTGTTGTTCAGCGGTGGCTGGTGCTTCCTGTTCCTCGGAGCGGCCTACGGGGTGATTGATGGATTCGGGTGGAAACGATGGGTTTTTCCCCTCGTCGTGATTGGGATGAACTCCATCGCCGCATATCTGATGAGCTGGCTCATCGAGGGATTCATCGGCGATGCACTCACCCGTCACCTCGGAGCTGAGACGTTTCGGGCATTCGGCGACCCGTACGAACGTTTGGTACACGGCGCCGCGGTGCTGGGAATCATGTGGCTGTTGCTTTACTGGATGTACCGGCGGAAACTCTTTCTGAAAATTTGA
- a CDS encoding peptidyl-alpha-hydroxyglycine alpha-amidating lyase family protein — protein sequence MPDRRCSAAIASLALMLFPSVSSAQKPPPPNQGPPAVYPRVSVTTWFQVDPEWPGTPDGMPGGHVPGIAVGPDGNVYVAVRAEPPIRVFKPDGTFVRAFGEGENSMVHHLKFDPEGNLWVADVGDHTLKQYSTSGELLKTLGTPNEKGCDETHFNMPTDIVVTEAGDHFVSDGYGNGRVVHFDKDGNFVKSWGELGIEPGQFSIAHAIAIDSKGRLYVADRNNVRIQIFDQEGTLLDTWANIIVPWGFWVTPEDEIWVCGSSPMPWRVEDITLGCPPKDQVFMKFSTEGRLLMQWSVPKGEDGHEHPGDCNWVHCIAADTEGNLYVGDIIGERAQKFVPITNGAIAGPVADAGDE from the coding sequence ATGCCTGACCGCCGCTGCTCTGCCGCGATCGCCTCGCTCGCTCTGATGCTGTTCCCGAGCGTTTCCTCCGCCCAGAAGCCTCCCCCGCCCAATCAGGGACCTCCGGCCGTTTATCCCCGGGTGAGCGTCACCACCTGGTTTCAGGTCGATCCCGAGTGGCCGGGCACACCAGACGGCATGCCGGGAGGTCACGTCCCGGGCATCGCGGTTGGTCCCGATGGGAACGTTTACGTGGCCGTCCGCGCCGAGCCTCCCATTCGCGTGTTCAAGCCCGATGGCACCTTTGTCCGAGCCTTCGGTGAAGGCGAGAACTCGATGGTCCATCACCTCAAGTTCGACCCCGAAGGAAACCTCTGGGTCGCCGATGTCGGTGATCATACTTTGAAGCAGTATTCGACCTCCGGGGAACTGCTCAAGACGCTCGGAACTCCGAACGAGAAGGGTTGCGACGAGACTCACTTCAATATGCCCACGGACATTGTCGTCACCGAGGCCGGCGATCATTTCGTGTCCGATGGCTACGGGAATGGCCGGGTCGTCCACTTTGACAAGGACGGTAACTTCGTCAAGTCGTGGGGCGAGCTCGGGATCGAGCCCGGCCAGTTCAGCATCGCCCACGCGATTGCGATCGACTCAAAAGGGCGGCTCTACGTCGCCGATCGCAACAACGTTCGGATCCAGATTTTCGACCAGGAAGGAACTCTGCTCGACACCTGGGCCAACATCATTGTGCCCTGGGGCTTCTGGGTCACCCCCGAGGATGAGATCTGGGTCTGTGGATCGTCTCCGATGCCCTGGCGCGTCGAGGACATCACCCTCGGTTGCCCGCCGAAGGATCAGGTCTTCATGAAGTTCTCGACCGAGGGCCGATTGCTCATGCAGTGGTCCGTACCCAAGGGAGAGGACGGCCACGAGCATCCGGGCGATTGCAACTGGGTCCACTGCATCGCCGCCGACACGGAGGGGAATCTCTATGTCGGCGATATTATCGGTGAACGGGCTCAGAAGTTTGTTCCGATCACCAATGGAGCAATTGCCGGTCCCGTTGCAGACGCAGGAGACGAATGA
- a CDS encoding DUF1501 domain-containing protein codes for MHPIEGHHLRLSRRAFLGQNSMSLGAAALATLLGGVQSSVASDQNRLAGGADQRGGLPHLPHFAPRAKRVIFLYMAGGPSHLETFDFKPELARMDGRPMPESFTAGQPIAQLQGQELKCLGPQFRFRKHGESGLEIADCLPELAKVSDDLCILRSMYTDQINHDPAHTVMNTGTSISGRPSMGSWVTYGLGSEADDLPGFVVLTSEGGRNPQPISSRQWGSGFLPGKYQGVQFNSVGSPVHYLENPPGVDRSGQRQLIDTVNELNALGNERWHDPELETRIAQYELASRMQMSIPELADFRDEPEHILRSYGTSGADGSFAANCLMARRLAERGVRFIQLYHRGWDHHGDLVRYMDTCCHLCDGPSAALIADLKQRGMLEDTLVIWGGEFGRTPMFQGKGQDAGRDHHIKGFSMFLAGGGIRGGQTYGATDELGYNAVENPTHVRDLHATMLHLLGIDHERFTHKFQGLDMKLTGVEDARVLTELLT; via the coding sequence ATGCATCCGATCGAAGGCCATCACCTGCGTCTCTCCCGCCGCGCATTCCTCGGTCAAAATTCGATGAGCCTGGGAGCGGCGGCCCTGGCGACCCTTCTCGGCGGAGTTCAATCGTCGGTTGCTTCGGATCAGAACCGACTCGCGGGAGGGGCCGATCAGAGGGGTGGACTGCCACATCTGCCTCACTTCGCCCCTCGGGCAAAACGGGTCATTTTTCTCTACATGGCTGGTGGACCAAGCCATCTGGAAACGTTCGACTTCAAGCCTGAACTGGCCCGCATGGATGGCCGGCCCATGCCCGAGTCGTTCACCGCAGGCCAACCGATTGCTCAGCTGCAGGGCCAGGAGCTGAAGTGCCTCGGGCCTCAGTTCCGCTTTCGCAAGCATGGTGAGTCGGGTTTGGAAATTGCCGATTGCCTCCCGGAGCTTGCAAAAGTTTCTGACGATCTGTGCATTCTTCGATCCATGTACACCGACCAGATCAACCATGATCCGGCCCATACGGTGATGAACACCGGCACGTCGATTTCGGGACGGCCGAGCATGGGGTCCTGGGTCACGTACGGGCTTGGAAGCGAGGCGGACGATCTGCCGGGGTTTGTCGTTTTGACAAGTGAAGGCGGACGAAACCCCCAGCCGATTTCCTCTCGACAATGGGGCAGCGGCTTCCTGCCCGGCAAGTATCAAGGAGTCCAATTCAATTCGGTGGGAAGCCCTGTTCATTATCTGGAGAACCCGCCCGGCGTGGACCGATCGGGACAGCGCCAACTGATCGACACGGTCAACGAACTGAATGCGCTGGGCAATGAACGATGGCACGACCCGGAGCTGGAAACGCGGATTGCGCAGTATGAACTCGCCTCTCGGATGCAGATGAGCATTCCCGAACTGGCCGATTTCCGAGACGAGCCTGAACATATTCTTCGTTCCTATGGGACGAGCGGGGCCGATGGTTCCTTCGCCGCGAACTGCCTGATGGCCCGTCGCCTGGCGGAGCGAGGGGTCCGATTCATCCAGCTTTATCACCGGGGGTGGGACCATCACGGCGACCTGGTCCGTTACATGGACACCTGTTGTCACCTCTGCGATGGCCCCTCTGCCGCCCTCATCGCGGATTTGAAGCAGCGAGGGATGCTCGAAGACACCCTGGTGATCTGGGGAGGCGAGTTTGGCCGCACCCCGATGTTCCAGGGCAAGGGACAGGACGCCGGCCGCGATCATCACATCAAAGGATTTTCGATGTTCCTTGCCGGTGGTGGAATCCGAGGTGGCCAGACCTACGGCGCGACCGATGAACTCGGATACAACGCTGTCGAGAATCCGACCCATGTTCGGGACCTGCACGCGACGATGCTGCATCTGCTTGGGATCGATCACGAACGCTTCACACACAAGTTCCAGGGGCTCGACATGAAGCTCACGGGCGTGGAAGATGCCCGAGTTCTGACCGAATTGCTGACCTGA
- a CDS encoding PSD1 and planctomycete cytochrome C domain-containing protein, translating into MPRSILIGFVVLISGVNPARGAFEDELPIVFNRDIRPILSDNCLFCHGPDPSDRRGSLRLDQLDDARADRGGYRVIDRDNPEASELLFRITSEDELDRMPPPDSGKELTNEQIELLRRWIAEGAEDQPHWSFVPLSRPPLPDVTNTSWPVNPIDQFLLSRIEAEGLSPAPEADRVTLGRRVALDLTGLPPERDALNRLIEGDRAGVYERYVEELLASPRYGERMAILWLDLVRYADTVGYHGDQEHHATPYRDYVVNAFNKNMPFDQFTHEQLAGDLLSNASIDQQIASGYNRLLQTTHEGGAQDGEYLAKYAADRVRNVSAVWLGATMGCAECHDHKYDPYAQRDFYRLAAFFADLDQRGAYPGPDATPTVRAPEIDVLDPIDRRALLEVEQAIEALKNAEGHENDLEELERRREAITARARRTMVSVSVEPRITRVLARGDWMDTTGEVVDPGVPEVLPELETSASRASRLDLARWLTRPDHPLTARVFVNRLWNHFFGRGLSRSLDDTGLQGDMPSHPELLDWLAVEFVESGWDVKHLIRLIVTSRAYRQSSIPDPAMLKADPANDLFARQERFRLPAEVIRDQALAISGLLVEQLGGPSARPYQPEGYYAHLNFPKRQYLADTDQNQYRRGLYVHWQRQFLHPMLRAFDAPTREECTTKRPSSNTPIGALTLLNDPSFVEAARVLAARVLLETEGNDHDRLAAAWRSTLIREPDAPELAALQRLLDASRTRYDADPAAASAVCSTGMAEVPEPLDRVELAAWTAVCRALLNLHETITRF; encoded by the coding sequence ATGCCTCGTTCCATTCTGATTGGATTCGTCGTGCTCATCTCCGGGGTGAACCCGGCTCGAGGAGCGTTTGAAGACGAACTGCCCATCGTATTCAACCGGGATATTCGCCCAATCCTGTCAGATAATTGTCTTTTCTGTCATGGTCCCGATCCCTCGGATCGACGCGGAAGCCTGCGACTCGACCAGTTGGATGATGCTCGGGCCGACCGAGGGGGATATCGGGTCATCGATCGAGATAATCCCGAGGCAAGCGAGCTGCTTTTTCGGATCACGTCCGAGGACGAACTGGATCGGATGCCTCCTCCCGACTCGGGCAAGGAGTTGACGAACGAGCAGATCGAACTCCTCCGCAGGTGGATTGCCGAGGGCGCGGAGGACCAGCCGCACTGGAGCTTCGTGCCGCTGTCTCGACCACCCTTGCCAGACGTCACCAACACGTCCTGGCCCGTCAATCCGATCGACCAGTTCCTGTTGTCCCGGATCGAGGCGGAGGGCCTCTCCCCTGCCCCGGAAGCGGATCGGGTCACCCTGGGTCGGCGGGTTGCCCTTGATCTGACCGGCCTGCCTCCCGAGCGAGATGCCCTGAATCGATTGATCGAGGGTGATCGAGCAGGAGTCTATGAGCGATATGTCGAGGAACTGCTCGCATCTCCCCGATACGGCGAACGGATGGCGATTCTCTGGCTCGACCTGGTGCGGTACGCCGATACAGTCGGATACCACGGCGACCAGGAGCATCACGCAACCCCCTACCGGGATTACGTGGTCAACGCATTCAATAAGAATATGCCGTTCGACCAGTTCACGCATGAGCAACTCGCCGGAGATCTCCTGTCCAACGCGTCGATCGATCAGCAAATCGCTTCCGGTTACAACCGATTGCTCCAGACGACGCACGAGGGAGGGGCTCAGGACGGCGAGTACCTGGCCAAGTATGCCGCTGACCGTGTTCGAAATGTCTCGGCCGTCTGGCTCGGGGCCACGATGGGCTGCGCCGAGTGCCACGATCACAAGTATGATCCGTACGCTCAGCGGGACTTTTACCGACTCGCCGCGTTCTTCGCGGACCTCGATCAACGAGGAGCCTATCCCGGTCCCGACGCCACGCCGACGGTGCGAGCCCCCGAAATTGATGTCCTCGACCCCATCGATCGGCGTGCGCTTCTCGAAGTCGAACAGGCCATCGAGGCGTTGAAGAACGCCGAGGGTCACGAGAACGACCTGGAGGAACTGGAACGCCGTCGCGAGGCCATCACTGCCCGGGCGAGACGAACGATGGTCAGCGTTTCGGTCGAGCCTCGCATTACGCGGGTTCTCGCCCGGGGTGACTGGATGGACACGACCGGAGAGGTGGTCGATCCGGGGGTCCCCGAGGTGCTTCCTGAGCTGGAAACCTCGGCCTCGCGTGCCAGCCGGCTGGACCTGGCGCGATGGCTCACCCGTCCTGATCATCCGCTGACGGCTCGTGTCTTCGTCAACCGGCTCTGGAATCATTTCTTCGGTCGCGGCCTTTCCCGATCACTCGACGACACCGGCTTGCAAGGCGACATGCCAAGCCATCCGGAACTACTGGACTGGCTCGCCGTGGAATTCGTGGAAAGCGGCTGGGATGTGAAACACCTGATCCGATTGATCGTCACGTCCCGAGCGTATCGACAATCGTCGATCCCCGACCCGGCCATGCTCAAGGCCGATCCCGCTAACGATCTGTTTGCCCGTCAGGAGCGGTTCCGACTGCCTGCGGAAGTGATTCGAGATCAGGCGCTCGCCATCAGTGGTCTGCTGGTGGAACAGCTTGGCGGCCCCAGCGCACGCCCGTATCAACCCGAAGGGTACTACGCTCATCTGAATTTCCCGAAACGCCAGTACCTCGCCGACACCGACCAGAACCAGTACCGACGAGGGCTGTACGTCCACTGGCAACGCCAGTTTCTCCATCCGATGCTCCGTGCCTTCGATGCGCCAACCCGAGAAGAGTGCACCACCAAGCGGCCGTCGAGCAATACGCCGATCGGTGCCTTGACCTTGCTGAATGATCCGAGCTTCGTCGAGGCCGCGCGGGTTCTGGCGGCTCGGGTGCTGCTGGAAACCGAGGGGAACGATCACGACCGGTTGGCGGCGGCCTGGCGATCGACCTTGATCCGAGAGCCGGACGCTCCCGAGCTGGCAGCCTTGCAGCGGTTGCTGGATGCCTCTCGAACCCGGTACGACGCTGACCCCGCCGCAGCGTCGGCAGTCTGCTCGACGGGGATGGCCGAAGTTCCCGAGCCACTCGACCGGGTCGAACTGGCCGCATGGACCGCCGTGTGTCGGGCGCTCCTGAACTTGCACGAGACGATCACTCGATTCTGA
- a CDS encoding nucleoside deaminase → MRRAIELAREAERLGEVPVGAVITQGHRIVAEAFNLRETLSDPTAHAERLAISLAGKALGTWRLDHCKLYVTLEPCSMCAGSIVLARLSSVYYGVPDPKAGACDSLFRITNDRRLNHQADVRGGLLAPECANLLSQFFRTLRTRTKLS, encoded by the coding sequence ATGCGACGCGCCATTGAGTTGGCCCGTGAAGCAGAACGGCTCGGTGAAGTGCCCGTGGGTGCCGTCATCACGCAAGGGCACCGCATTGTTGCGGAAGCGTTCAATCTTCGGGAGACACTCTCTGACCCAACCGCACACGCCGAACGATTGGCAATTTCGCTGGCCGGGAAAGCCCTTGGCACCTGGCGGCTCGATCACTGCAAGCTGTACGTGACACTCGAACCCTGTTCAATGTGCGCAGGCTCAATAGTCCTTGCTCGGCTGTCTTCAGTCTATTACGGTGTGCCTGATCCCAAGGCAGGAGCCTGTGATTCTCTTTTCCGAATCACGAATGACCGGCGACTCAATCATCAAGCCGATGTTCGAGGTGGACTTCTCGCTCCCGAGTGTGCTAATCTACTTTCCCAATTTTTCCGAACGCTCCGCACACGTACGAAGCTCTCATAA
- a CDS encoding HNH endonuclease has translation MDGDAEHWLRVLGRLNVYRARGGPAPHKPLLLLVLLELAEKGEPPARVLPLTPELAFRFCSYWGIVAHRRTQRPDVRLPFFHLGSDGCWDALCEDGGPADTPRTARFASFAPTFEAAIRDPEFRRAARRFLIRTYFTPPEQEVLGILVGDPEPTDGEDGASTEVARESDSNLARGSGRSARFRLDVVAAYSYTCALTGRRLTTVTAGSLVDAAHIRQFARSGSDEIGNGLALSKDAHWAFDSGLWSLTDDCRVIVAVGCFVEECPDGRPLGEYHGQQIRLPAERTLWPNPVNLAWHRRHKLQSD, from the coding sequence ATGGACGGGGATGCTGAGCACTGGCTCCGGGTCTTAGGGCGGCTCAACGTGTACAGGGCCCGAGGCGGACCGGCACCCCACAAGCCGCTCCTGCTCCTGGTCCTACTGGAGCTGGCCGAGAAGGGGGAGCCACCGGCCAGGGTCCTGCCGTTGACGCCGGAACTGGCCTTCCGCTTCTGCTCCTACTGGGGCATCGTCGCCCATCGCAGGACCCAGCGGCCCGACGTGCGACTCCCGTTCTTCCACCTCGGCAGCGATGGCTGCTGGGACGCCTTGTGTGAGGATGGCGGGCCTGCGGACACTCCGCGAACGGCACGCTTCGCCTCGTTCGCCCCGACCTTCGAGGCCGCCATCCGCGACCCGGAATTCCGACGGGCGGCACGTCGGTTCCTGATCCGCACCTACTTCACGCCCCCGGAGCAAGAGGTCCTCGGGATTCTGGTCGGCGATCCGGAGCCGACCGATGGGGAGGATGGGGCATCGACCGAGGTGGCTCGAGAGTCGGATTCAAATCTGGCGAGGGGGAGTGGGCGCTCGGCCCGATTCCGACTCGATGTGGTCGCGGCCTACAGCTACACATGTGCCCTGACGGGCCGCCGCCTGACGACGGTCACGGCCGGGAGCCTGGTCGACGCGGCCCACATCCGCCAGTTCGCCCGCTCGGGGAGCGACGAGATCGGCAACGGCCTGGCCCTGAGCAAGGACGCGCACTGGGCGTTCGACAGCGGCCTCTGGTCGCTGACCGACGACTGCCGGGTGATCGTCGCCGTGGGTTGCTTCGTCGAGGAGTGCCCGGACGGTCGCCCGCTCGGCGAGTATCACGGCCAGCAGATCCGGCTACCAGCAGAGCGGACGCTGTGGCCGAATCCCGTTAATCTCGCATGGCATCGGCGACACAAGCTTCAAAGTGATTGA